In Staphylococcus lloydii, the following proteins share a genomic window:
- a CDS encoding SA1362 family protein, whose protein sequence is MKRVLFYIVIAIAAFGLIMNLDDFIFSFVKMLVSLAIIVAIIYGVYYFFFLTEDQRKYKKAVRKSKKQHRKH, encoded by the coding sequence ATGAAACGAGTATTATTTTATATAGTTATTGCGATAGCAGCTTTTGGACTAATTATGAATTTGGATGATTTTATATTTAGTTTTGTAAAAATGCTCGTCAGTTTAGCTATAATCGTTGCCATCATTTACGGCGTATATTATTTCTTTTTCTTAACTGAGGATCAAAGAAAATATAAAAAAGCAGTTCGTAAATCTAAAAAGCAACATAGAAAACATTAA
- a CDS encoding M24 family metallopeptidase: MSRLNQLNTYIEEKHLDGVVVLSDFNRRYLSGFTGTSGALVITRDHQYLITDFRYIEQATSQATEFEIIEQTSGLIDEVKHQFKNLGLQNVGFEGNLVSYDTYLQLSKSSVSLISISGAIEKIREVKDDNEIAIIQKAAEIVDETYDYVLSIAKSGMTEQELKAKLESKLLELGAEGTSFDTIVASGYRGALPHGVASEKVIEQGELITLDFGAYYKGYSSDITRTFAIGEPDEKMKEIYQIVLTANQKGIEAAKAGITGKELDAVARDYITEQGYGEAFGHSLGHGIGLDVHEGPALSKKSDSLLQKNNCVTIEPGIYIDGLGGVRIEDDILITENGCELFTKCTKDLIIL, translated from the coding sequence ATGAGTAGATTAAATCAATTAAATACATACATTGAAGAAAAACATTTAGACGGTGTGGTAGTACTATCAGACTTTAATAGACGTTACTTATCAGGATTCACAGGTACAAGTGGCGCTTTAGTTATTACCAGAGACCATCAATACTTAATCACTGACTTTAGATATATCGAGCAAGCCACATCACAAGCCACAGAATTTGAAATCATCGAACAAACAAGTGGTTTAATTGACGAAGTCAAACACCAATTTAAAAATTTAGGATTACAAAACGTTGGCTTTGAAGGAAATTTAGTAAGCTATGATACTTATTTGCAATTAAGTAAATCTAGCGTAAGTCTAATTAGCATAAGTGGTGCTATTGAAAAAATTAGAGAAGTTAAAGACGATAATGAAATAGCGATCATTCAAAAAGCAGCTGAAATTGTAGATGAAACATACGATTATGTATTATCTATTGCTAAAAGTGGTATGACTGAACAAGAGTTAAAAGCTAAATTAGAAAGCAAATTGTTAGAACTTGGTGCAGAAGGTACTTCATTTGATACCATCGTTGCGTCAGGTTACCGTGGTGCATTACCACACGGCGTAGCTAGCGAAAAAGTAATTGAACAAGGCGAATTAATTACGTTAGATTTTGGTGCGTATTATAAAGGATATTCTTCTGATATAACTCGTACGTTCGCTATTGGTGAACCAGACGAAAAAATGAAAGAAATTTATCAAATCGTGTTAACTGCTAACCAAAAAGGTATAGAAGCTGCTAAAGCTGGAATAACAGGAAAAGAATTGGACGCCGTAGCAAGAGACTACATTACTGAACAAGGATATGGTGAAGCTTTTGGACATTCACTAGGCCATGGTATTGGCTTGGACGTTCATGAAGGCCCAGCACTATCTAAGAAATCTGACAGCTTATTGCAAAAAAATAATTGTGTTACAATTGAACCTGGCATTTATATTGATGGTCTAGGTGGCGTTAGAATTGAAGATGACATTTTAATCACAGAAAATGGCTGTGAACTCTTTACTAAATGCACAAAAGACCTTATTATTTTATAG
- the efp gene encoding elongation factor P, with product MISVNDFKTGLTISVDNGIWKVIDFQHVKPGKGSAFVRSKLRNLRTGAIQEKTFRAGEKVEQAMIENRRMQYLYADGDMHVFMDNETFEQTELAADYLADELKYLKANMEVQIQSYEGETIGVELPKTVELQVTETEPGIKGDTATGATKSATVETGYTLNVPLFVNEGDVLVINTSDGSYISRG from the coding sequence ATGATTTCGGTTAATGATTTTAAAACAGGTTTAACAATATCAGTAGATAACGGTATTTGGAAAGTTATTGATTTCCAACACGTAAAACCAGGTAAAGGTTCTGCGTTCGTACGTTCAAAACTACGTAACTTAAGAACTGGAGCTATCCAAGAAAAAACATTCCGTGCAGGCGAAAAAGTTGAACAAGCTATGATCGAAAACCGTCGTATGCAATATTTATATGCTGATGGTGATATGCACGTATTTATGGATAATGAAACTTTCGAACAAACTGAACTAGCAGCTGACTATTTAGCAGACGAATTAAAATATTTAAAAGCTAACATGGAAGTTCAAATTCAAAGTTATGAAGGCGAAACAATTGGTGTTGAGTTACCTAAAACAGTTGAGTTACAAGTAACTGAAACTGAACCAGGTATCAAAGGTGATACAGCAACAGGCGCGACTAAATCTGCAACTGTTGAAACAGGTTATACTTTAAACGTGCCTTTATTCGTTAACGAAGGTGACGTACTAGTAATTAACACAAGTGACGGTAGTTATATTTCAAGAGGATAA
- the accB gene encoding acetyl-CoA carboxylase biotin carboxyl carrier protein, whose product MNFKEIKELIEILDQSSLTEINIEDKGNVVNLKKEKETEIITPQISQQPMQQVAPQQEIATAPAASNNADTAANSAADTSGKTINAPMVGTFYKSPSPEEGAYVQVGDAVSNDTTVCILEAMKLFNEIQAEVTGEIVEILVEDGQMVEYGQPLFKVK is encoded by the coding sequence ATGAATTTTAAAGAGATAAAGGAATTAATAGAAATTTTAGACCAATCGAGTCTAACTGAAATTAACATTGAAGATAAAGGCAACGTCGTTAACTTAAAAAAAGAAAAAGAAACTGAAATAATCACACCACAAATATCACAGCAACCTATGCAACAAGTAGCTCCTCAACAAGAAATTGCTACTGCACCAGCTGCGTCTAATAATGCTGACACTGCTGCGAACAGCGCTGCGGATACGAGTGGCAAAACAATTAACGCACCGATGGTTGGGACATTTTATAAATCACCATCACCAGAAGAAGGTGCATATGTACAAGTCGGGGATGCTGTTTCAAATGACACGACTGTATGTATCTTAGAAGCTATGAAATTATTTAATGAAATCCAAGCCGAAGTTACCGGGGAAATTGTTGAAATCTTAGTAGAAGACGGTCAAATGGTAGAGTATGGCCAACCGTTATTTAAGGTGAAATAA
- the accC gene encoding acetyl-CoA carboxylase biotin carboxylase subunit: MKKILIANRGEIAVRIIRACHELGLQTVAIYSEGDKDALHTQIADEAYCVGPTQSKDSYLNIPNILSIATSTGCDGVHPGYGFLAENGDFAELCEACQLQFIGPSYESIQKMGIKDIAKEEMKKANVPVVPGSEGLIKSIDDAKKIASDIGYPVIIKATAGGGGKGIRVARNEKELENGYKMTQQEAETAFGNGGLYLEKFIENFRHIEIQIIGDKYGNVIHLGERDCTIQRRMQKLVEEAPSPILSEDKREEMGNAAVRAAKAVNYENAGTIEFIFDLDSNNFYFMEMNTRIQVEHPVTEMVTGIDLVKLQLKVAMGEAIPYTQEDITINGHAMEFRINAENPHKNFMPSPGKITQYLTPGGFGVRIESACYTNYTIPPYYDSMVAKLIVHQPTREETIMSGIRALEEFVVLGIDTTIPFHIRLLKNDIFRSGEFNTKFLEEHNIMDTDESN; encoded by the coding sequence ATGAAGAAAATATTAATAGCTAACCGTGGAGAGATTGCTGTTCGCATCATCCGCGCATGCCATGAATTGGGATTACAAACAGTTGCTATTTATTCTGAAGGGGATAAAGATGCATTACATACTCAAATTGCAGATGAAGCATACTGTGTTGGTCCTACTCAATCTAAAGATTCATATTTAAACATACCAAACATTCTTTCTATCGCAACTTCAACTGGTTGTGATGGCGTACATCCCGGATACGGTTTTTTAGCTGAAAACGGAGATTTTGCTGAGTTATGTGAAGCTTGCCAATTACAATTTATTGGGCCAAGTTATGAATCAATACAAAAAATGGGTATTAAAGATATTGCTAAAGAAGAAATGAAAAAAGCTAATGTACCCGTAGTACCAGGTAGTGAGGGACTTATTAAGTCTATTGACGATGCCAAAAAAATTGCTTCTGACATTGGCTATCCAGTAATTATTAAAGCTACTGCCGGTGGTGGTGGTAAAGGTATTCGTGTCGCGCGTAACGAAAAAGAATTAGAGAACGGCTATAAAATGACCCAGCAAGAAGCCGAAACAGCTTTTGGTAATGGTGGATTATACTTAGAAAAATTCATCGAAAACTTTAGACACATAGAAATTCAAATCATTGGTGATAAATACGGTAACGTTATTCATTTAGGTGAAAGAGACTGTACAATTCAACGACGTATGCAAAAATTAGTCGAAGAAGCTCCTTCACCCATTCTTTCAGAGGATAAACGTGAAGAAATGGGTAATGCAGCCGTTAGAGCAGCTAAAGCTGTTAACTATGAAAATGCCGGTACTATAGAGTTTATATTTGATTTAGATTCAAATAACTTCTATTTTATGGAAATGAACACGCGTATTCAAGTGGAACATCCAGTAACTGAAATGGTAACAGGTATCGATTTAGTTAAGTTACAATTAAAAGTAGCAATGGGTGAAGCAATTCCATACACACAAGAAGACATTACGATCAATGGACACGCAATGGAATTTAGAATTAACGCTGAAAACCCACATAAAAACTTTATGCCGTCACCTGGTAAAATAACTCAATATTTAACTCCTGGGGGCTTTGGTGTCCGTATAGAGTCAGCTTGTTATACTAATTATACAATTCCACCTTATTATGACTCTATGGTAGCGAAACTTATTGTACATCAACCTACGAGAGAAGAAACAATCATGAGTGGCATTCGTGCATTAGAAGAATTTGTCGTCTTAGGTATAGATACAACGATTCCTTTCCATATTCGTTTATTAAAGAATGATATCTTCAGAAGTGGAGAATTTAATACTAAGTTTTTAGAAGAACATAATATCATGGATACAGATGAATCTAACTAG
- a CDS encoding Asp23/Gls24 family envelope stress response protein encodes MVKISEQAQTNLGEIEISTEVIARTVSIATSQIEGLHGHFKELKNADFDAITPRQLNKGLRISIDNNSVYIDIYCAFEYGVNIAETAKNIQQTVYNSLKSLTSIEPEQINIHISHIATKQVNNNK; translated from the coding sequence ATGGTAAAGATTTCAGAACAAGCTCAAACCAATCTAGGTGAAATAGAAATATCAACAGAAGTCATTGCAAGAACAGTGAGCATTGCAACATCACAAATTGAAGGGCTACATGGGCACTTTAAAGAGCTTAAAAATGCAGATTTTGATGCAATAACGCCAAGACAATTAAATAAAGGATTACGAATTTCAATAGACAACAATTCAGTATATATCGATATTTATTGCGCCTTTGAATACGGTGTGAATATTGCAGAAACTGCAAAAAACATTCAACAAACCGTTTACAACTCTTTAAAATCATTAACTTCTATTGAACCAGAACAAATAAACATACACATTTCACACATTGCTACTAAGCAAGTGAATAATAATAAATAA
- the nusB gene encoding transcription antitermination factor NusB — translation MSRKESRMQAFQTLFQIEIKDNSLSIEEAINFIKDDNEDLDFEFIHWLVTGVKDHEPVLDDKIQPHLKEWTLDRLLKTDRIILRMATFELLNSETPQKVVINEAVELAKQFSDDDHYKFINGVLSNIE, via the coding sequence ATGAGTAGAAAAGAATCAAGAATGCAAGCCTTCCAAACATTATTTCAAATTGAAATAAAAGATAATTCATTATCTATTGAAGAAGCTATAAATTTCATTAAAGATGATAACGAAGATTTAGATTTTGAATTTATTCATTGGTTGGTTACAGGTGTAAAAGATCATGAACCAGTGTTAGATGATAAAATCCAACCACATTTAAAAGAGTGGACATTAGACAGATTATTAAAAACTGATCGCATTATTTTAAGAATGGCAACATTCGAACTATTAAATAGCGAGACGCCACAAAAAGTTGTGATTAATGAAGCAGTAGAACTTGCAAAGCAATTTAGCGACGACGACCATTATAAATTTATTAATGGTGTTTTAAGCAATATTGAATAA
- the xseA gene encoding exodeoxyribonuclease VII large subunit, protein MADYLSVSALTKYIKYKFDQDPHLQSVLIKGELSNFKKHSSGHMYFNVKDKNSVINAMMFKGAASNLDFEPKEGDEVLIEARVSVYERRGNYQIYVNKMQIDGIGNLYQKLEALKKKLTQSGYFNQEHKKTIPKFPKKIAVLTAGTGAAIRDIHSTINSRYPLVEQVQINTLVQGEQSKQDIIEKLQYADTLDVDTIIIGRGGGSIEDLWNFNEEEVIKAIFNCEKPVISAVGHETDFTLSDFVADVRAATPTQAAVIATPDQQELYQQIAQVKLFLTRNINQYIQQQRKQLEHTSSYYKFKTPSLLYDQQIQKRDDLEKQLNASITMLINRSQQRLQLLDSKFNLKKFKLDIERYQKVTSQKQQELVKILKNSISLRQQNLANKLENLNTLSPTNTMLRGYTIVNKEQQVVTSTKNLSENDNIVLTMKDGTVDAKVQKVRCEDDK, encoded by the coding sequence ATGGCCGATTATTTAAGTGTTTCTGCATTAACTAAATATATAAAATATAAATTTGATCAAGACCCACACCTTCAGTCTGTTCTTATAAAGGGCGAATTGTCTAACTTTAAGAAACATTCAAGCGGTCATATGTACTTTAACGTTAAAGATAAAAACAGTGTAATCAATGCAATGATGTTTAAAGGTGCTGCAAGCAACTTAGATTTCGAACCTAAAGAAGGCGACGAAGTTCTTATTGAAGCACGAGTATCTGTTTATGAGAGAAGAGGCAATTATCAAATATATGTCAATAAGATGCAAATTGATGGTATAGGAAATCTTTATCAAAAATTAGAAGCACTTAAGAAAAAATTAACTCAATCGGGTTACTTTAATCAAGAACATAAAAAGACAATACCTAAATTCCCTAAAAAAATAGCTGTTTTAACTGCAGGCACTGGTGCAGCAATAAGAGATATTCATTCGACTATCAACAGTCGTTATCCACTCGTTGAACAAGTACAAATTAATACGTTAGTTCAAGGCGAACAATCAAAACAAGATATCATAGAAAAATTACAATATGCCGACACATTAGATGTAGATACTATTATTATTGGGCGTGGTGGCGGCTCAATAGAAGATTTATGGAATTTTAACGAAGAAGAAGTAATTAAGGCCATTTTTAATTGTGAGAAGCCTGTGATTTCAGCCGTTGGACACGAAACCGATTTTACATTAAGTGATTTTGTCGCAGATGTAAGGGCAGCGACACCAACACAAGCTGCTGTTATTGCTACACCTGACCAACAAGAATTGTATCAACAAATTGCACAAGTGAAATTATTTTTAACGCGCAATATTAATCAGTATATTCAACAACAGCGTAAACAATTAGAACATACGTCTTCATACTATAAATTTAAAACACCGTCATTACTTTATGATCAACAAATTCAAAAAAGAGATGACCTTGAAAAACAATTAAATGCATCCATAACAATGTTGATTAATCGTTCGCAACAACGTTTGCAATTACTGGATAGTAAATTTAATTTAAAAAAATTCAAATTAGATATTGAAAGATATCAAAAAGTTACATCACAGAAGCAACAAGAGTTAGTTAAAATTTTAAAAAATAGTATTAGTTTAAGACAGCAAAATCTCGCTAATAAATTGGAAAACTTAAATACTTTAAGCCCAACGAATACAATGTTAAGAGGATATACTATAGTTAATAAAGAACAACAAGTCGTTACGAGTACTAAAAATTTATCAGAAAATGATAACATCGTGTTAACGATGAAAGATGGTACTGTAGATGCAAAAGTACAGAAAGTTAGGTGCGAAGATGACAAATAA
- a CDS encoding exodeoxyribonuclease VII small subunit produces MTNKKQSFEEMMEELESIVQKLDNENVSLEESLDLYQRGMKLSASCEETLKNAENKVNELIKEENDTDEEQDNEKVDG; encoded by the coding sequence ATGACAAATAAAAAGCAAAGTTTTGAAGAAATGATGGAAGAACTTGAATCAATCGTTCAAAAGTTAGATAACGAAAATGTCTCATTAGAAGAATCTTTAGATTTATATCAACGTGGAATGAAATTATCGGCTTCATGTGAAGAAACATTAAAAAATGCTGAAAATAAAGTGAATGAGTTAATAAAAGAAGAAAATGACACAGATGAGGAACAAGATAATGAAAAAGTTGATGGATAA
- a CDS encoding polyprenyl synthetase family protein gives MKKLMDKYISEVDATISHAITTSDLGTNLEESMTYSLTAGGKRIRPVLLLLTLDMLTNDYKKGLAPALGVEMIHTYSLIHDDLPAMDNDDYRRGKLTNHKVYGEWKAILAGDALLTKAFEVVSHDDSLTDSVKIKLIKRLSSASGHIGMVGGQTLDMQSENTSIDVTTLEQIHRAKTGALISFAVMGAVDIAQPDETVARALSDYSDHIGLMFQIKDDLLDVYGDEQKLGKSVGSDIENDKSTYVSLLGLEGAEQKLQYHTDAAYNCLAQLPDQYDTSALKYIIELFINRES, from the coding sequence ATGAAAAAGTTGATGGATAAATATATTTCTGAAGTCGATGCTACAATATCTCATGCTATCACTACATCCGATTTAGGCACTAACTTAGAAGAAAGTATGACATATTCCCTAACTGCCGGTGGTAAAAGAATCAGACCTGTTTTATTATTATTAACTTTAGATATGCTAACAAACGATTACAAAAAAGGACTTGCACCAGCATTAGGTGTTGAAATGATTCATACATATTCATTAATACATGATGATTTACCCGCTATGGATAATGATGACTACCGACGAGGAAAATTAACAAATCATAAAGTATATGGTGAATGGAAAGCAATTTTAGCTGGAGATGCATTATTGACTAAAGCGTTTGAAGTAGTTTCTCACGACGATTCATTAACTGATAGCGTCAAAATTAAATTAATCAAACGTTTATCATCTGCAAGTGGTCATATCGGTATGGTAGGCGGCCAAACACTAGATATGCAAAGTGAGAATACGTCAATAGATGTCACAACTTTAGAACAAATTCACCGCGCTAAAACAGGAGCGCTTATTTCCTTCGCGGTGATGGGTGCAGTAGATATAGCACAACCCGACGAAACAGTTGCTCGTGCACTAAGTGATTATAGTGACCATATTGGATTAATGTTCCAAATTAAAGACGATTTATTAGATGTTTATGGTGATGAACAAAAGTTAGGTAAATCAGTAGGTAGTGATATTGAAAATGATAAAAGCACTTATGTTTCGTTATTAGGTTTAGAAGGTGCTGAACAAAAATTACAATATCACACTGATGCTGCATACAACTGTTTAGCTCAATTACCAGATCAGTATGATACTTCAGCTCTTAAATATATCATTGAATTATTTATCAATAGAGAATCATAG
- the ahrC gene encoding transcriptional regulator AhrC/ArgR, protein MAKKSVRHIKIREIISNEKIETQDELVKRLNDYELNVTQATVSRDIKELQLIKVPTPTGQYVYSLPNDRKYHPLEKLGRYLMDSFVNIDGTENLLVLKTLPGNAQSIGAILDQIAWEEVLGTICGDDTCLIICRDADASENIKTRIFNLL, encoded by the coding sequence ATGGCAAAAAAATCAGTAAGGCATATAAAAATAAGAGAAATTATTTCAAATGAAAAGATAGAAACACAAGATGAATTAGTAAAGCGTCTGAATGACTATGAACTAAATGTTACTCAAGCAACTGTTTCTCGTGATATTAAAGAACTACAACTCATTAAAGTTCCTACACCAACAGGTCAATATGTTTATAGTCTGCCTAACGATAGAAAATATCATCCTTTAGAAAAATTAGGACGTTATTTAATGGACTCTTTTGTTAATATAGATGGTACTGAAAACTTACTCGTACTTAAAACCTTACCGGGTAATGCGCAATCGATTGGTGCAATTTTGGACCAAATAGCTTGGGAAGAAGTTTTAGGTACTATATGCGGCGACGACACTTGTCTAATTATATGTCGCGATGCTGATGCAAGCGAAAATATCAAAACTAGAATCTTTAACTTATTATAG
- the recN gene encoding DNA repair protein RecN, with translation MLQTLSIKQFAIIDELEINFSDGLTVLSGETGAGKSIIIDAIGQLIGMRASSDFVRHGEKKAIIEGIFDIDNSKEAITILEDLSIDTTEDFLIVKREIFSTGKSMCRINNQIVTLQDLRKVMQALLDIHGQHETQTLLKQKYHLQLLDNYAEGRYENLLTDYTQTYQAYKTKKKELQDLENADQALLQRLDLLKFQNDELKEANLDESESEQLEQDIKRIQNSENLSLALNNAHVTLTDEHAITDRLYDLSNQLSAIDEILPGKYTELKENVDQFYYTLDDAKHQLYDELTNTEFDEQYLNELESRMNLLNNLKRKYGKDIPELIKYQEKIEHEINKIENYEESTSQLRKDIESLYNDVLTIGKKLSAERRKEAQTLRDHIVEEIQNLQMKDANLEISFKPLDEPNNEGIEFVEFLISPNKGEPLKSLNKIASGGELSRIMLALKTIFVKSRGQTAILFDEVDSGVSGQAAQKMAEKMKDIAQHIQVICISHLPQVASMSDHHLLISKASNEDRTTTKVKELLDDERIDEIARMISGASVTDITRQNAKEMLEQNSN, from the coding sequence ATGTTACAGACCTTATCAATTAAACAGTTTGCAATAATTGACGAACTTGAAATTAATTTTAGTGATGGCTTAACTGTGCTTAGTGGTGAAACAGGCGCAGGTAAATCAATCATAATTGATGCGATAGGTCAACTTATTGGAATGAGAGCATCTTCAGATTTTGTAAGACATGGTGAGAAAAAAGCAATTATAGAAGGCATATTTGATATAGACAATAGTAAAGAAGCAATTACAATTCTTGAAGATTTATCAATTGATACCACGGAAGATTTTCTCATTGTTAAACGTGAAATATTCAGTACTGGTAAGAGTATGTGTCGCATCAACAACCAAATTGTGACGCTACAAGATTTAAGAAAAGTAATGCAAGCATTGTTAGACATTCATGGCCAACACGAAACGCAAACACTTCTAAAACAAAAATATCATCTACAATTATTGGATAATTATGCTGAAGGTCGTTACGAAAATTTATTAACTGACTATACGCAAACGTATCAAGCGTATAAAACTAAGAAAAAAGAATTACAAGATTTAGAAAATGCTGATCAAGCATTGCTACAGCGTTTGGATTTACTTAAATTCCAAAATGATGAACTTAAAGAAGCAAATTTAGATGAAAGTGAATCCGAACAACTAGAACAAGATATTAAACGTATTCAAAATTCTGAAAACCTAAGTCTCGCATTAAATAATGCACATGTTACATTAACTGACGAACATGCTATCACTGATAGACTGTATGACTTAAGTAATCAATTAAGCGCCATAGATGAAATCTTGCCTGGCAAATATACAGAATTAAAAGAAAATGTAGATCAATTTTATTACACCCTAGACGATGCCAAACATCAGTTATATGACGAGCTGACTAATACAGAATTTGATGAACAGTATTTAAATGAATTAGAATCTAGAATGAACTTATTAAACAACTTAAAACGTAAATATGGTAAAGATATACCTGAACTTATTAAATATCAAGAAAAGATAGAACATGAAATTAATAAGATTGAAAATTATGAAGAAAGCACTTCACAATTACGTAAAGACATTGAATCATTATACAATGACGTTCTTACTATAGGTAAGAAGCTTTCTGCAGAAAGACGCAAAGAGGCACAAACTTTACGTGACCATATCGTAGAAGAAATTCAAAATTTACAAATGAAAGATGCAAACTTGGAAATTTCTTTCAAACCGTTAGATGAACCTAATAACGAAGGTATAGAATTTGTTGAATTTCTTATTAGCCCAAATAAAGGCGAACCGCTTAAAAGTTTAAACAAAATTGCTTCTGGTGGTGAACTTTCAAGAATTATGTTGGCGCTGAAGACTATTTTTGTTAAATCAAGAGGGCAAACCGCAATTTTATTTGATGAAGTAGATTCAGGCGTGTCAGGTCAAGCTGCACAAAAAATGGCTGAGAAAATGAAAGATATAGCTCAACATATACAAGTTATTTGTATTTCTCATTTACCACAAGTTGCATCGATGAGCGATCATCATTTATTAATTAGTAAAGCATCTAACGAAGACCGCACGACAACAAAAGTAAAAGAGCTTTTAGATGATGAGCGAATCGATGAAATTGCACGAATGATTTCAGGCGCTAGTGTTACAGACATCACGAGACAAAATGCCAAAGAAATGTTAGAACAAAATAGTAATTAA
- the lpdA gene encoding dihydrolipoyl dehydrogenase — protein sequence MSEEKYDLVILGGGTAGYVSAIRASQLGKKVALVENNLLGGTCLHKGCIPTKALLKSAEVMDTVKRSSEFGVDVDNFKLNFENIQQRKNDIVNQMHGGVNHLMDHNKIDVFNGTGRILGPSIFSPQSGTISVEYEDGESDLIPNSNVLICTGSEPISLPFLPFNNSTILSSSDILALEQLPDTLAIIGGGVIGLEFASLMNDFGVEVNVIEAGERILPTESKNIANTLKSELTTKGVKFHENTQLTEENVTVENDAVTFDIEDMQLTVDKVLVSIGRKPRTEDIGLNNTKIKTTDKGHIIVNEHQQTDDKHIYAAGDCIGKLQLAHVGSKEGMIAVEHMSDQQPLPLDYNKMPRCIYTQPEVASIGLNIDEAKQQGYKARAFKVPFKAIGKAVIEDTNNQNGFCEIVIDQNEDSVLGLNMIGPHVTELINEVSLLQFMDGSTLELGLTTHAHPSLSEVLMELGLKVENRSIHV from the coding sequence ATGTCAGAAGAAAAATATGATTTAGTGATTTTAGGAGGCGGAACAGCTGGTTATGTTTCAGCAATTCGCGCATCACAACTTGGTAAAAAAGTTGCCTTAGTCGAAAATAATTTGCTAGGGGGTACTTGTTTACATAAAGGATGTATTCCTACTAAAGCACTACTAAAATCTGCAGAAGTGATGGATACAGTTAAACGCTCAAGTGAATTTGGTGTAGATGTTGATAATTTCAAACTTAATTTTGAAAACATTCAACAACGTAAAAACGATATCGTTAATCAAATGCATGGTGGCGTAAATCACTTAATGGATCATAATAAAATCGATGTATTTAATGGCACTGGAAGGATATTAGGACCTTCTATATTTTCACCTCAAAGTGGAACAATATCGGTTGAATATGAGGATGGAGAGTCGGATTTAATCCCTAATTCAAATGTCCTTATTTGTACAGGTTCTGAACCTATCTCATTACCATTCTTACCATTTAATAACAGTACTATATTATCTAGTAGTGACATTTTAGCATTAGAACAACTTCCTGACACTTTAGCTATAATCGGTGGTGGCGTAATTGGTTTAGAATTTGCGTCACTAATGAATGACTTCGGTGTAGAAGTTAATGTTATAGAGGCGGGCGAACGAATTTTGCCTACCGAAAGTAAAAATATAGCCAATACTTTAAAATCCGAATTGACAACTAAAGGCGTTAAATTTCATGAAAATACGCAATTAACAGAAGAAAACGTCACAGTTGAAAACGATGCAGTGACATTCGATATAGAAGATATGCAGCTAACAGTTGATAAAGTACTCGTATCTATAGGTCGAAAACCTAGAACAGAAGATATTGGTTTAAATAACACTAAAATAAAAACAACTGATAAAGGTCACATTATTGTGAATGAGCATCAACAAACTGATGATAAGCATATATACGCAGCAGGAGATTGTATAGGAAAATTACAATTAGCACACGTAGGATCTAAAGAAGGCATGATTGCAGTTGAACATATGTCTGATCAACAGCCATTACCATTAGACTATAATAAAATGCCACGCTGCATTTATACCCAACCAGAAGTTGCTTCAATAGGCTTAAACATTGATGAAGCAAAACAACAAGGGTACAAAGCCAGAGCATTTAAAGTTCCATTTAAAGCGATTGGTAAAGCTGTCATCGAAGATACAAATAACCAAAATGGTTTTTGTGAAATCGTGATTGATCAAAATGAAGATAGTGTTTTAGGACTTAATATGATTGGACCACATGTTACCGAATTAATAAACGAAGTATCGTTATTACAATTTATGGATGGTTCAACGCTTGAGCTTGGTTTAACTACCCATGCACATCCGTCATTGTCAGAAGTATTAATGGAATTAGGTCTTAAAGTCGAAAATAGATCAATTCACGTATAA